The following coding sequences are from one Musa acuminata AAA Group cultivar baxijiao chromosome BXJ1-6, Cavendish_Baxijiao_AAA, whole genome shotgun sequence window:
- the LOC135675880 gene encoding protein LAZY 1-like: MKLLGWMHRRFRSTSGDVFKDLGDGGTCNCLAGQPSLDEDPHRSRRQYEPFKVKSLRLDAEVLFDGDGGGGGGDPAMEVLFGGLLTVGTLGTGSWPIEEKGAEADAKANGEVDEKKPLVLAVEELVTPAALEAIAEKEAEATERDLMVVGAELEKVLATEAEKGGGGGGMSSARSSHSGAAACPLEGFPFGSPIETASAVAGARKERRASLGELIMMSRIAEGGGRKAEEAEFAGVDSGGHAEGKPTAEMCLMRTTMAKHRKGSDGGGGSTHASTVETKIQKILQIFHRKVHPESSIMTKKASKTGKIEKKDHTALVGGNDLSGTGGSTLATLKGECRKEDILNISFCTDPPSNAFSGCDSNINREHWIKTDADYLVLEL, encoded by the exons ATGAAG CTTCTGGGTTGGATGCACCGCAGGTTCCGCTCCACCAGCGGCGATGTGTTCAAGGACTTGGGAGACG GCGGCACCTGTAACTGCCTCGCCGGGCAACCGTCGCTGGACGAGGACCCCCACCGAAGCCGCCGCCAATACGAACCCTTTAAGGTAAAAAGCCTCCGCCTCGATGCGGAAGTGCTCTTTGACGGCGATGGTGGAGGTGGCGGGGGAGATCCGGCGATGGAGGTGCTCTTCGGGGGGCTCCTCACCGTCGGAACCCTGGGGACTGGGTCCTGGCCAATCGAAGAGAAGGGAGCAGAGGCTGACGCCAAGGCGAACGGGGAGGTGGACGAGAAGAAGCCCTTGGTGTTGGCGGTGGAGGAGCTGGTCACGCCGGCGGCGCTAGAAGCGATCGCGGAGAAGGAGGCGGAGGCGACGGAGAGGGACCTGATGGTGGTGGGAGCGGAGCTGGAGAAGGTGCTGGCAACGGAGGCGGAGaagggcggaggcggcggcgggatGTCCTCCGCCCGCTCCAGCCATTCCGGGGCAGCGGCGTGCCCGCTTGAAGGTTTCCCGTTCGGGTCGCCGATCGAGACAGCGTCCGCGGTGGCAGGTGCGCGGAAGGAGCGGCGGGCCTCGCTGGGGGAGCTGATCATGATGAGCCGGATCGCGGAGGGCGGCGGCCGAAAGGCGGAGGAAGCCGAGTTCGCCGGGGTAGACAGCGGGGGCCATGCGGAGGGGAAGCCGACGGCTGAGATGTGCTTGATGAGAACCACGATGGCAAAGCATCGCAAAGGATCGGACGGTGGTGGTGGCTCAACTCATGCTTCAACGGTGGAGACGAAGATCCAAAAG ATCCTTCAAATTTTCCACAGAAAAGTTCACCCTGAGAGCAGTATCATGACTAAGAAAGCTTCAAAGACTGGCAAGATCGAGAAGAAAGATCACACGGCTCTAGTTGGAGGCAATGATCTCAGTGGTACGGGAGGTAGCACACTGGCCACTTTGAAAGGTGAATGCAGAAAAGAAGACATTCTAAACATCAGTTTCTGCACCGATCCTCCATCCAATGCTTTTAGTGGCTGTGATTCAAATATCAATCGGGAACACTGGATTAAGACTGACGCAGACT ATTTGGTGCTGGAGCTGTAG